In the genome of Candidatus Desulfofervidus auxilii, the window AATATCCACTGTATAACTTCATCCACAGTGGTATCTAATGTAACTGCCCTTCTAGCTAGCCAATAACGATAATCATCACCAAAAGGAATATCATTCAAATAACCATTATGATAGCCAGCACCAACTGAATTATAATATTGCATTGCTAACAATGCTCTTTCTTCATTCCATTGACTATAAGGCACTATGAAATTATTTACATCAAATCCTAAAGCTATCAATTCTTCTTTTGACATTTCAAGTTCTCTTTCAACAGAATCAGACCTTATTTCATAATTTGAAGGATCATCACTATTAAATGTATGAATATAAAGAGTTTTTGTCTCATCATCGAAATAAAATGAACCTGGGGTGTTTTCCACTCCACTAATAGACCATTTTTTCTTTAACGGAATTCCGTTTTCTACAACAAAAGGCAATTCATCATATTGATAATTAGTTAATGATTGATAAGTATAGTTCATACCAGAAACTTTCTGCCATTCATTAAATATCACCTCATCCTGATAGCTTTGGGGAATTTTATTAAAATGAGGGTGACTTTTACTATGTGAACATATTTCCCAACCTGCGCTTTGCATTTCAAGAAGCTGATTAACATTCATTTTCGACCAACTTCCAATACGATTCGAAATAACATTAGCAGTTCCCACAAATCCATACTGACTCAAAATAGGAAAAGCAGATTCGTACACGCTTTTATGACCATCATCAAAGGAGAAAGTGAGCATTGCACTATTCGCATAAGGAGATAATACAAAGATTATAAGCATCAAGAAAATAAATTTTCTTAACATTTTATTTCTCCATATTTTAACGATTTGACTATAATATATTTTTCAAAAAGTCAAGTAACAAAATGTTTTTTGCTTACGAAGTGGAAATAACGAGGTGATTTTTGCTTTAATTAGTTTAAACATAAAGTTGTAGAAATAAAATACAATTGGCAACTTAAAAATGTTATATTGCAAGAGCTAATCTTTTTGACTTTTTCTTCCCGAAGTGGAAATAAATGGACGATAATTTTCATTTCCATTTTAATCTAAATTCACTATTTACTTGCCGGCTTACTTCCCACTTTAAATTTTACTTTTTTGCCCTTTAAAGCACTGTTAAATAATAAGTTTGCCCTAACTACCTGTAGCATTCTTAAAGGTATTCCAATAAAAAGATCTCTAAATAGAAAACAAATTTCTTTAATACACATTTTTGAACATTCTATTTCATAATTGTATATCTTAAGATATCGTTTAGCTAAAAAAGTAAATGCTTTTATTTCATAACTATTTAGTGTTTTTTTCCATTTATATATATTTTGAGGCGAAATAGGTTTAAAAATCAGTTCAGAATGATGTGAACCTATATAATATTTACTCTTCTTATAAAAATTGAGTATTTCACTTTCGTAATTAATATTCAAGAAAAAGCATATTTTTTTTAATACTTCTTGAGGTTCCATAAGAAGATCTTCATAACGAATTCTCATCTT includes:
- a CDS encoding polysaccharide deacetylase family protein codes for the protein MLIIFVLSPYANSAMLTFSFDDGHKSVYESAFPILSQYGFVGTANVISNRIGSWSKMNVNQLLEMQSAGWEICSHSKSHPHFNKIPQSYQDEVIFNEWQKVSGMNYTYQSLTNYQYDELPFVVENGIPLKKKWSISGVENTPGSFYFDDETKTLYIHTFNSDDPSNYEIRSDSVERELEMSKEELIALGFDVNNFIVPYSQWNEERALLAMQYYNSVGAGYHNGYLNDIPFGDDYRYWLARRAVTLDTTVDEVIQWI